One segment of Streptosporangium brasiliense DNA contains the following:
- a CDS encoding neutral zinc metallopeptidase, with protein MAFTLVTGVGAANAATPSTAKASVAKEQAVPRGRTAATANPIYRTGTLPAVSCTTGQIRAGSAASYKVFMTRVNRCLNLAWKTQFKKARLPFAQPRLRFTTTKVGSPCGRWPGGAGGYYCSSNRTIYIGVFRDVLKNPYAPNHAQFMAHEYAHHVQQLSGIMNYYGQSVWRARTSTKLAFSRRLELQADCLGSAFLRQIADDLPVEQEQWDSMVRWVSENGHKTWASNDHGKGRSQAYWMERGFNAGSPSACNTWTASSRSVA; from the coding sequence TTGGCTTTTACCCTGGTCACGGGCGTCGGTGCCGCGAACGCCGCCACTCCGTCGACCGCCAAGGCCTCCGTCGCGAAGGAGCAGGCCGTACCGCGCGGCCGCACCGCCGCCACGGCCAACCCCATCTACCGGACGGGCACGCTGCCCGCCGTGAGCTGCACGACCGGACAGATCCGCGCGGGGAGCGCGGCCTCGTACAAGGTCTTCATGACCCGCGTCAACCGCTGTCTGAACCTGGCGTGGAAGACCCAGTTCAAGAAGGCGAGGCTGCCCTTCGCCCAGCCCAGGCTCCGCTTCACCACCACCAAGGTGGGCAGCCCCTGCGGCCGCTGGCCCGGCGGCGCGGGCGGCTACTACTGCTCCAGCAACCGCACCATCTACATCGGCGTCTTCCGCGACGTCCTGAAGAACCCCTACGCCCCCAACCACGCCCAGTTCATGGCGCACGAGTACGCCCACCACGTGCAGCAGCTGTCCGGCATCATGAACTACTACGGCCAGAGCGTCTGGCGGGCCAGGACCTCCACCAAGCTCGCCTTCTCCCGCCGCCTCGAACTGCAGGCCGACTGCCTGGGATCCGCCTTCCTGCGGCAGATCGCCGACGACCTGCCGGTCGAGCAGGAGCAGTGGGACTCGATGGTCCGCTGGGTCTCCGAGAACGGCCACAAGACCTGGGCGTCCAACGACCACGGCAAGGGCCGCAGCCAGGCCTACTGGATGGAGCGCGGTTTCAACGCCGGCTCCCCGTCGGCGTGCAACACCTGGACCGCCTCCTCCCGTAGCGTCGCCTGA